TGAACGAGGGCTCAAGGAGGGTTTAGCGCCGCTGATTAATCAGCCTGGCGTTGCAGACGTTCGCGTTAAGGGGGCGATCGGGGTCGTCGAGATGCGCGAAGACGCGCCGCTGCGTGAGGCGACTGAGGCCGCAATGGGCCACGGGGTGTGGATCCGGCCCTTCGGGCGGCTGCTCTACACCATGCCGCCCTATATCTGCGGCGAGGAGGAAGTCGCCAGAATTTGTCGCGCCCTGGGGGCGGCCGCGGAGGTTGCGGCGCGATGATTGTGGCGGTAACCGGAACCGGAACGGATGTGGGAAAAACGATAGCGACCGCAGCCGTGGCTTCGCGTTTGGCCCGCACGGGTCGCGATGTGGTGTTGCTCAAACCCGTGCAGACGGGGGCTGCTCAAGGCGGTGGTGACGCTGAAACGGTGCACCGCCTCACCGGGGTGGAGGCGGTAACTGGGTGGAGTTACCCGGAGCCGCTGGCGCCCAACCTGGCGGCGCGGCGCGCCGGGCAACCGACGCCTTGCCTGGCGCAGCTACGGGACTGGATCCAAGGCTACGAGCGGCCCGATCGAGTGGTCCTTGTCGAGGGAGCTGGCGGTCTTGCCGTGCGCATCGGTGATGATTACACCTTCGCTGAGGTTGCCCACTTCCTCGGCGCACCAGCGCTCGTGGTGACTTCGCTCGGTTTAGGCTCTCTCAACCTCGCCACGCTGACGGTGGAAGCTGCGCGCCGGAGTGGAGTAGTTGTTGCGGGTCTCATCGGTGGGGCGCTCGAGGCCGAGTCGGACCTGGCCACCACGCTTAACCTCGAGGAGTTGCCGGTGGTTACCGGCGTGCCTTTGATTGGTGTGTTACCGGCAGGTGCCGGGGTGCTTGACCCCGAAGACTTCGCGGTGGTTGCGCAAAAGGCTGTGCCCGAGCTTCCCTTTTGAGCTGACCTTTCCTGCCTCGCGGCGGTACCCTGTGGTCATGATCGATGCCGAGAACACAGCGCTGATCTTCGAAGGCGGGGGAATGCGCAACTCTTACACCGCCCCCGCCGTGGTCAAGCTCATCGAAAAGGACGTTCGTTTCGGGTGGGTTGGAGGTGTCTCGGCTGGTGCTAGCCACACGGTGAATTTTTTGTCGGGTGATGCGTGGCGCGCCCGCGAGAGCTTCGTTGAATTCGCGAACAATCCCAGTTTCGGCGGGGTGTCCTCTCTGCTGCGGGGCAACGGTTACTTCAATGCTGAGTTCATCTACGAGCGTGCCGCCGAAAAGGACCTTCCCTTCGATTACGAGGCCTTTAGTGCTAACCCGGCTGCGATGAACATTGCCGCCACGCGCGCTGATACCGGAGAGTCCGTGTACTTCACCCGAAGCGATATCCGTCAGCCTGAAGACATCTACTCTTTCGTTCGGGCATCGTCGACGTTGCCGCTCATCATGCCGATGAGGCTTATCGACGACATCCCTTATGTCGATGGTGCCTTAGGAACCAGCGGGGGTATTGCTATTGAGCAGGCGGAGGCAGCGGGCTGGGAGAAGTTTTTGTTCGTGGGCACCAAACCTCGCGACTATGTTCGCCCTGAGGTTGCTCGTCCCGGGGTGGTGAAAAGGATATTGCGGAAGACCCCAGCGGTGGCGGACGCTTTGATTGCTCGGCCGGCCCGGTACAACGCCTCGAAGCAGCGGCTGTTGGAGTTGGAGCGGCAAGGTCGGGCGCAGTTGTTCTTCCCGACGGATATGCAGGTTTCCTCGACGGAGCGCAATGTGTCCAAGCTGCAGGAGAATTGGGCGGCGGGCGCGCGCCAAGTGGAGGCAGAATGGCCGCGGTGGGAGGAGTTCCTCAGCACTTAGGTAAAGGAAGTGGCGCGCGTCACGCCACGACGGTACGATTGCAGGGAAATACGTACCGTTTTGAAGGGTGGAAACTCGATGACGAGCAACACAAACGACGATGTCGTGATTGTGGGTGCGGCCCGCACCCCATTTGGCAAGCTCCTTGGGGCCTTTGCCACTCTGCAGGCCACGGAACTGGGCAGCCACGCAATACGGGCAGCTCTAACCCAAGGCGGGGTGCCAGCCGATGAGGTGGAAGCGGTCATTATGGGGCAGGTCCTGCAGGCCGGGGTCGGACAAAACCCCGCCAAGCAAGCCGCCCTGGGGGCGGGGATTGCGCGGAGCGCACATACTTCGACGGTCAACAAAGTGTGCCTCTCAGGGCTCACCGCCGTCATTGACGCCGCGCGCCTTGTCCGCTCCGGGGAAGCCACAGTAGTTGTGGCGGGAGGCATGGAGTCCATGACCAACGCTCCGCACCTGTTACCCAAAACCCGTTCCGGAGTGAAATTCGGCGGCTTTGAAGCCCTCGACCACATGGAGTACGACGGGCTGCGCGAAGCGCAGCAGGGCATTTCGATGGGCGTGCTGACTGAACAGCACGACAGTGACTACCCGACCACCCGCGAGGAACAAGACCACGTTGCTGCCTTGTCGCACCAACGCGCTCTCGCCGCCACCCACGACGGCACGCTCGCCCGCGAGATCTCCCCGGTCACGGTACGCAGCCGCCGCGGCGAGGTCACCGTCGAGACCGATGAGGGCATCCGCGAAGGTGTCACGGAAGAATCCCTGGCAAACCTGCGACCGGCGTTTAGCAGCGACGGAACCATCACCGCAGGTAACTCCTCGCCAATTACGGACGGCGCAGCCGCCGTCGTTGTCACTACCCGCCAGCACGCCGCACAACAGGGCTGGACAGTGCTAGCGACCCTGCGCGCCGTCGGACAGGTGGCAGGCCCGGACGCCTCCTTGCAGGCCCAGCCCGCCAACGCCTTGGAGGCAGCGCTCAAGCGCCAGGGTTGGGACGCCCACAAGCTAGACCTCATCGAGATCAACGAAGCTTTCGGTGCAGTCGTCGCCCACTCGATGCGCCAACTGGGGGTGTCCGAGGATGTGGTCAACCCGCACGGCGGGGCCATCGCCATGGGGCATCCGATTGGGGCTTCGGGGGCACGGCTCGTTGTCCACGCCGCACACCAGATCGCCGCGGGCCATGCGACCACCGCCGGAGTCGCCCTCTGCGGCGGCGGCGGCCAGGGCGAAGCACTACTGATGGAGACATAAAGCACCATGACCAACACCACTTCCACTGTTTTAAGCGAGATCCGCGACAAAGCCGGGATCATCACTCTCAACCGCCCGCAAGCCCTCAACGCGCTCGACCTCGAGATGGTGCGTGAGATGCGCCGAGTGCTGGAAAAGTGGGCTTTTGATGATGCAGTGCAGCTCGTCATCCTGCGAGGAGCGGGGGAAAGGGCCCTGTGCGCCGGAGGCGACATCGCTTCCCTCTACCGCGACGCCCGCGAAGGCGGAAACGAAGGCGCGGTGTTCTGGCGCGAAGAATACGAGCTCAATCACCTCATCTCCACCTACCCAAAGCCCTACGTAGCCTTGATGACCGGCATCGTCCTCGGCGGCGGCATCGGAGTCTCAGCGCACGCCTCGCACCGCGTCGTCACCGACGATTCGCGCATCGGAATGCCAGAAACCGGCATCGGTTTCGCCCCGGACGCCGGGGGATCCCACCTTTTGGCGGCATCCCCTGACCGCCTTGGACGCCACCTTGCCTACACATCCCTGCACGTCGGGGCAGCCGAAGCAATAGACACCGGCTTCGCTGACTTCTATGTGCCGCAAGACCAACTAGAAGGACTCGTCGACAAGCTTGCCCACAGCGGCGACCCAGAGCAGATCCACACTTTTGCCGGGGACCCAGGCCAAGGTTTCGGAGCCGACCGCGCCGA
The Corynebacterium sp. BD556 genome window above contains:
- the bioD gene encoding dethiobiotin synthase, with translation MIVAVTGTGTDVGKTIATAAVASRLARTGRDVVLLKPVQTGAAQGGGDAETVHRLTGVEAVTGWSYPEPLAPNLAARRAGQPTPCLAQLRDWIQGYERPDRVVLVEGAGGLAVRIGDDYTFAEVAHFLGAPALVVTSLGLGSLNLATLTVEAARRSGVVVAGLIGGALEAESDLATTLNLEELPVVTGVPLIGVLPAGAGVLDPEDFAVVAQKAVPELPF
- a CDS encoding patatin-like phospholipase family protein; translation: MIDAENTALIFEGGGMRNSYTAPAVVKLIEKDVRFGWVGGVSAGASHTVNFLSGDAWRARESFVEFANNPSFGGVSSLLRGNGYFNAEFIYERAAEKDLPFDYEAFSANPAAMNIAATRADTGESVYFTRSDIRQPEDIYSFVRASSTLPLIMPMRLIDDIPYVDGALGTSGGIAIEQAEAAGWEKFLFVGTKPRDYVRPEVARPGVVKRILRKTPAVADALIARPARYNASKQRLLELERQGRAQLFFPTDMQVSSTERNVSKLQENWAAGARQVEAEWPRWEEFLST
- a CDS encoding acetyl-CoA C-acyltransferase — its product is MTSNTNDDVVIVGAARTPFGKLLGAFATLQATELGSHAIRAALTQGGVPADEVEAVIMGQVLQAGVGQNPAKQAALGAGIARSAHTSTVNKVCLSGLTAVIDAARLVRSGEATVVVAGGMESMTNAPHLLPKTRSGVKFGGFEALDHMEYDGLREAQQGISMGVLTEQHDSDYPTTREEQDHVAALSHQRALAATHDGTLAREISPVTVRSRRGEVTVETDEGIREGVTEESLANLRPAFSSDGTITAGNSSPITDGAAAVVVTTRQHAAQQGWTVLATLRAVGQVAGPDASLQAQPANALEAALKRQGWDAHKLDLIEINEAFGAVVAHSMRQLGVSEDVVNPHGGAIAMGHPIGASGARLVVHAAHQIAAGHATTAGVALCGGGGQGEALLMET
- a CDS encoding enoyl-CoA hydratase/isomerase family protein; this translates as MTNTTSTVLSEIRDKAGIITLNRPQALNALDLEMVREMRRVLEKWAFDDAVQLVILRGAGERALCAGGDIASLYRDAREGGNEGAVFWREEYELNHLISTYPKPYVALMTGIVLGGGIGVSAHASHRVVTDDSRIGMPETGIGFAPDAGGSHLLAASPDRLGRHLAYTSLHVGAAEAIDTGFADFYVPQDQLEGLVDKLAHSGDPEQIHTFAGDPGQGFGADRAEMVEVYAADTAEETLRRLDEANGEWAEKAAKAMRRNSPHSIKVTEEALNRNEGRDLAEALNQEFWVSLNLQRFPDFVEGVRAQIIDKDRSPAWEHDCLENVPADTVSAMFEPIEGQTPPSFTTS